In one Gimesia sp. genomic region, the following are encoded:
- a CDS encoding creatininase family protein — MKFLEMTAVELKNVPREDTLVVLPIAAVEQHGPHMPTGTDHFICTAIAEAVEQNLPESLLLLPTQWLGASQHHLRWGATLTPRVENYETLLYEICESVLNDGFQRILILNGHGGNIGPMQTALRRLQVHYPDCQLLAASYWSIAEQEIAALMEGECKTVGHACEAETSLIMHLRPELVHAAKIENFNDYELDLLDGVYHCRDMFQRTSAGATGRPDLASPEKGAQMFSGIVARVTEVLQAIIAKPLT, encoded by the coding sequence ATGAAATTTTTAGAAATGACTGCCGTCGAACTTAAGAACGTGCCCCGCGAAGACACACTGGTGGTGCTTCCGATCGCCGCCGTCGAACAGCACGGCCCCCACATGCCGACCGGCACCGATCACTTTATCTGCACCGCGATTGCGGAAGCGGTAGAACAGAACCTGCCTGAATCGCTGCTGCTCCTGCCGACACAATGGCTAGGAGCCAGTCAGCATCATCTCCGCTGGGGGGCAACACTGACACCCCGCGTGGAAAATTACGAAACGCTGCTCTACGAGATCTGCGAGTCAGTACTGAATGACGGCTTCCAGCGCATTCTGATTCTTAATGGTCATGGCGGAAATATCGGACCGATGCAGACCGCGCTGCGTCGTCTCCAGGTTCATTACCCGGACTGCCAGTTGCTCGCGGCTTCCTACTGGTCTATCGCCGAACAGGAAATTGCAGCGCTGATGGAAGGGGAATGCAAAACAGTCGGACATGCCTGCGAGGCGGAAACGTCGCTGATCATGCATCTGCGTCCCGAACTCGTACACGCCGCCAAAATTGAGAACTTCAACGACTACGAACTCGACCTGCTGGACGGCGTCTATCATTGTCGCGATATGTTTCAGCGAACCAGCGCCGGGGCCACCGGCCGCCCGGATCTGGCGTCTCCGGAAAAGGGAGCCCAAATGTTTTCCGGAATCGTCGCACGGGTGACCGAGGTCCTGCAAGCCATCATTGCCAAACCGCTGACGTAG
- a CDS encoding CDP-alcohol phosphatidyltransferase family protein: protein MISQKNAPQPRVSVYASGEQSLMDASQARRQRFFLPILKLFVRSGITPNLLTGLSLLCGIGFCFTFGQSWEGARLIALGLLFLHLLLDGIDGPLARFMGTAGNRGSFTDTTADQLVVAFTTITLIHFDVVHATVGGLYLLFYTLVVVFAMIRSSLAIPYSWLVRPRFMVYAWIPIDVYFLPGTLNYLLWLCVLPLAWKSITGFYKIRKQL from the coding sequence ATGATTTCTCAAAAAAATGCCCCCCAGCCCCGCGTCTCCGTCTATGCCAGCGGCGAACAATCGCTGATGGACGCGTCCCAGGCCCGCCGGCAGCGTTTTTTTCTGCCGATTTTGAAGCTGTTTGTCCGCTCCGGGATCACGCCGAACCTGCTGACCGGCCTCTCACTGCTGTGCGGCATCGGGTTCTGCTTTACTTTTGGGCAAAGCTGGGAAGGAGCGCGGCTGATTGCGCTGGGACTGCTGTTTTTGCATTTGCTGCTGGACGGCATTGATGGTCCCCTGGCCCGTTTCATGGGAACGGCGGGGAATCGCGGCTCATTTACCGATACGACAGCAGACCAGTTAGTCGTTGCTTTTACGACGATTACACTGATTCATTTTGATGTGGTCCATGCCACGGTCGGGGGCTTGTATCTGCTGTTTTATACGCTGGTCGTGGTTTTCGCGATGATTCGCAGTTCGCTGGCCATTCCCTACAGCTGGCTGGTTCGTCCCCGGTTTATGGTCTATGCATGGATTCCCATTGATGTTTACTTCCTGCCGGGCACACTGAATTACCTGCTCTGGTTATGCGTGCTCCCGCTGGCCTGGAAATCGATCACCGGATTTTACAAAATCCGGAAACAACTCTGA
- a CDS encoding carboxypeptidase-like regulatory domain-containing protein, which produces MKHRAFEKKIVGCLLAVVALTACSGGESLPELATVTGTVSLDGNPLPAANVLFQPQQGKTAFAMTDENGKFELMYNQDVTGATPGNYTVKISKEKNPEEPGNELLPAKYNEQTTLSADVKADQENDFQFDLKTK; this is translated from the coding sequence ATGAAACACAGAGCGTTTGAGAAAAAAATCGTCGGCTGCCTGCTGGCAGTCGTAGCATTGACGGCTTGTTCCGGCGGCGAATCGCTGCCCGAACTGGCTACAGTAACGGGAACCGTGAGTCTGGATGGCAATCCACTGCCGGCGGCCAATGTACTTTTCCAGCCCCAGCAGGGAAAAACAGCCTTCGCGATGACCGATGAAAACGGAAAATTCGAATTGATGTATAACCAGGATGTCACTGGAGCAACTCCTGGAAATTATACCGTCAAAATTTCGAAAGAAAAAAATCCGGAAGAACCCGGCAATGAACTGCTTCCGGCCAAATACAACGAGCAGACAACTCTGAGTGCCGATGTCAAAGCCGATCAGGAAAACGATTTTCAGTTTGATCTGAAAACCAAATAA
- a CDS encoding polysaccharide deacetylase family protein: protein MHAEFVTVMYHYVREIQNSSYPGIKGLEFEGFQRQLDYLSSRYEIISADQLIACLTGDAADFPDNACLLTFDDGYRDHYDYVLPELVKRNLSACFFPPAKPIEDHTLLDVNAIHYILAVADDVEQLSRDLLDELRTRDFSEAYLTECRDRLSEPSRYDPAEVIFFKRMLQRELPFELRSEITTSLFEKYVGKTEAEFSKELYMTTDDLKELIREGMYVGSHTYHHFWLNAVDAGTQEQEIDRSLQFLSRIGAPTHNWIMCYPYGAYNQETLEILKRKDCLLGFTTHVGNSILDPQRALELSRFDTNDFPQ from the coding sequence ATGCACGCCGAATTTGTAACGGTCATGTACCATTACGTCCGGGAGATCCAGAATTCGTCTTACCCCGGGATTAAGGGGCTTGAATTTGAGGGATTCCAGCGGCAACTGGACTATTTAAGCAGTCGGTATGAAATCATCTCGGCTGACCAGTTAATCGCCTGTCTGACGGGTGACGCCGCTGATTTTCCGGACAATGCCTGCCTGCTGACCTTTGATGACGGTTATCGGGATCACTATGATTACGTTTTGCCGGAACTGGTCAAACGGAATCTGAGTGCCTGTTTTTTTCCGCCAGCGAAACCAATTGAAGACCACACGCTGCTGGATGTCAACGCGATTCACTACATCCTGGCAGTCGCCGACGATGTGGAACAGCTCTCCCGGGATCTGCTGGACGAGCTGCGAACGCGTGATTTTTCGGAAGCGTATCTCACCGAATGTAGAGACCGACTTTCCGAGCCCAGCCGCTATGATCCCGCGGAAGTTATTTTCTTCAAGCGGATGCTGCAACGGGAACTGCCGTTCGAATTACGCTCGGAGATTACGACGAGTCTGTTTGAGAAGTATGTCGGCAAAACGGAAGCGGAGTTCAGCAAAGAACTCTATATGACGACCGACGATCTTAAAGAACTGATTCGGGAAGGCATGTATGTCGGCAGTCATACGTACCACCATTTCTGGCTGAATGCCGTGGATGCGGGAACTCAGGAACAGGAAATCGATCGCTCTCTGCAGTTCCTCTCCCGCATTGGTGCCCCGACTCATAACTGGATCATGTGCTATCCATATGGTGCCTACAACCAGGAAACCCTGGAAATCCTCAAACGCAAAGACTGTCTGCTGGGTTTCACGACGCATGTGGGCAATTCGATTCTGGATCCGCAGCGTGCTCTGGAACTGAGCCGCTTTGATACCAACGACTTTCCACAGTAA
- a CDS encoding DUF1559 domain-containing protein, giving the protein MLNSMSRKRGFTLIELLVVIAIIAILIALLLPAVQQAREAARRSTCKNNLKQLGLAFHNYHDTHRVLPPAAINPGSANCTSVFSTNNIMNHTCFQMILPFLDQAPLYNLYNWSIPSGPAMHSSCGHTAPPTTANQFGLLDSTLPVFICPSESGNPKGTQSAAGSYTSNGAHRTSYGVAANQYDSDKVSSFQGDTYSKKAALGLNGSARISAIKDGTSNTMLLIETPFEKTTSGSDVYVGFGPYWDTYTHTNSIRPTGQGINRPRNAAYSQRVYGWGAGSSHTGGVHILLADGAVRFLSENADMTSVVQSLISASGGEVIGEF; this is encoded by the coding sequence GTGTTGAATTCTATGTCCCGTAAGCGTGGCTTCACCCTGATTGAGCTGCTCGTTGTGATTGCCATTATTGCGATTTTGATCGCGCTTCTGCTTCCCGCCGTACAACAGGCACGTGAAGCAGCCCGTCGCAGTACCTGCAAAAACAATCTGAAACAGCTGGGCCTCGCGTTTCACAATTATCACGACACCCACCGCGTTCTGCCCCCCGCAGCGATTAATCCTGGCAGTGCTAACTGCACGTCAGTTTTTTCCACCAATAACATCATGAATCACACCTGTTTCCAGATGATTCTGCCGTTCCTGGATCAGGCACCACTTTACAATCTCTATAACTGGTCGATTCCCAGTGGACCTGCCATGCATTCCAGCTGTGGACATACCGCGCCACCCACCACTGCTAACCAGTTTGGTCTGCTTGACTCAACGCTTCCGGTATTTATCTGTCCCTCTGAAAGTGGTAACCCGAAAGGCACCCAGAGCGCAGCAGGTAGCTACACCTCGAACGGTGCGCACCGTACCAGCTACGGAGTCGCCGCGAATCAGTATGACTCAGATAAAGTCAGCTCCTTCCAGGGGGACACCTACTCCAAAAAAGCCGCACTGGGCCTGAATGGATCAGCCAGAATTTCTGCGATCAAAGACGGAACCAGTAATACCATGCTCTTGATTGAAACTCCGTTCGAGAAAACGACCAGCGGTTCAGACGTCTATGTCGGCTTCGGTCCCTACTGGGATACATACACCCATACCAATTCCATCCGTCCCACCGGACAGGGGATTAATCGCCCCCGGAATGCAGCCTACAGCCAGCGGGTTTATGGTTGGGGCGCCGGTAGTTCACACACCGGTGGTGTGCATATTCTCCTGGCTGACGGAGCCGTCCGCTTCCTGAGTGAAAATGCCGACATGACTTCCGTCGTGCAGTCGCTGATTTCTGCCAGCGGCGGTGAAGTCATCGGCGAATTCTAA